A single region of the Nicotiana sylvestris chromosome 6, ASM39365v2, whole genome shotgun sequence genome encodes:
- the LOC138871434 gene encoding uncharacterized protein, translated as MAPKLEDPSTFTIHCTIGSADIAKALCDLGKTINLMPYSVFKTLGIGKPRSTSMRLQMVDCNMKRPLGIIDDVLVRVDKFILRADFVILDCEVDYEMAIILGRPFLATGKYLVDVEGGELTFRAGDENVVFHVCKSMRQPNSSEVCSFLDLVTDVIIDVTSAVINVDDTLEAILLNCDD; from the coding sequence atggctcctaAATTGGAAGATCCCAGCACTTTCACAATCCattgtaccattggaagtgccgatattgctaaagctctttgtgaccTTGGGAAAactatcaatttaatgccatattcagttttcaagactttgggaattgggaaacCACGATCCACatctatgagattacaaatggtggATTGTAACATGAAGAGACCGTTGGGTAtaattgatgatgtgttggttcgtgttgataaattcatccTCCGGGCGGATTTTGTCAttcttgattgtgaggttgactATGAGATGGCAATTattcttgggagacctttccttgctacggggaagtaTCTAGTTGATGTTGAAGGCGGAGAGCTTACTTTTCGGGCCGGTGATGAGAATGTGGttttccatgtgtgtaagtctatgagacaacccaatagcagTGAGGTGTGTTCTTTCCTTGACTTGGTGACCGATGTGATTATTGATGTAACAAGTGCCGTGATTAATGTTGATGATACTTTGGAGGCCATCTTGCTCAATTGTGATGATTAA